The Sulfolobales archaeon genome includes the window AACAAAACACCACGATCCGGTGGAGAGGATGAGAGAGGCGATTAGGATTTTGAGGGGATAGAGTATTAATAGCCTCGAATCCTCTAACCAAGGTGGTGATTGCTTGGATTATAAACTCTTAACTAGAAAAACCAACATCGCTGTAGATGATTCCGGGATTGAGGTATATATTGCGAGACCAGCTGTTAAAGATCCTCTGCCAGCTGTTATACTCATACATGAGATATGGGGTCTGGAAAAACATATGATCGATGTAGCCAATAGGATAGCTTCTGAAGGATACATGGTTGTAGCACCAGATCTCTATTCAAGACCAGACCTAAAGCCATTTCTAACTACAGAGAATGTCGAGAAGGCAATGTCTATCATCAGGAGCATCCCCCAGGAGAAGAGGAGAGATCCCAGCTATATCAGAGGTCTCTTGGAGAACGCTGAAGAGCCCGTTAGAAAGGTCCTCGAAATACTCTTCATAGGTAGGAGGGATCTTGAGGATAGAATGGTGAGAGATCTAATATTAATTACCAGAAATATTAGGGATAGTAGCGATGTTATAAGAGAAAAGATAGCTGTTATGGGCTTCTGTATGGGGGGAGGTCTCGCCTTCCAGCTATCTACGGAGGAGGAATTTAAAGCTACAATAGTATTCTATGGATCACCTCCAAACCCTATAGAAAGGGTTTCAAAGATCAAGGGATCTGTGATGGGGATCTATGCAGGTTATGACCCTCCTATAAACTCTCTGCTCCCACAACTGATAGATGCTATAGTGAAGTATGGTGTAGATTTTGAAATGAAGATCTATCCAGGGACATATCATGGCTTCTTCAACAATACAAGGCAAGCCTATAATGAGGAAGCATCTCTAGATGCGTGGGAAAGGGTAAAGCTATTTCTAGAGAAAAAGCTAAAGAGGGTGGGATAAGTGGGTAATGCTGGGAAGATAAAGCGAGATATAGATGACAATGGGAAGCTCTCAAGATGCTTTGAAGCGTACCTCGAAGCTATAGAAATGATCTCTAGGATTAGATCTAAAAGTAGCAAATGAGAATAGCAATAGCACAGACCATATTGAGACTATGATTAGTAGATCTTATATGTCGTAGCTACATAAAACATTATCAATATAGATCATTTTTAATTCTCTACTAAAACCTCGATGAGCTATGTAGCTATATATCTCTCTCTAAGCTCTTACGTCTATTGCTAAAGAAATCTAATGTGAAGGTTTATTTTGAGTGGTAACTCTTAGGTGTATATGTTGGGGATATAACTTCTGATGTGGTAATTAAATATATAAGGTTGGGTTTAAATTATAGCGTAAGGTTGCCCCATGGGCGAAGGAGGGGTAAGTAGAAGATCTTTTCTGAAGATTGTTGGCGGTGTAGTTGTAGCTGCAGGGATAGGCTTGGGTGTTCTTTACTATCTCTCGAGAGGTTCGCAGGTTTCTACCTTAACTCCTACACCTGTCAGAGGTCAGCAATCAACAACAGCTCTAACGACAGCACCTAGATCTCCTCTAACTCCTGTAAGAGGTGGTGAGCTGAGGATAGAGCTTATCTCGGAGATAGTGAGGCTAGATCCTCATGCTTCTACTGCTGCGGTGGATAGACAGGTGTACCAGGCTATATATGATCATTTCTTGGATCTTGATGAGAACGGCAATATAGTACCCGCTATCTGTGAATCTTGGTCCCAACCGGATTCCAAAACATATATATTTAGAATAAGAGACGGGGTGAAGTTCCATGATGGGACTAAATTAGATGCTGATGCGGTTGTGTGGAACTTCAATAGAATGCTTGGCAGGCTTGATAAGAAGTTCCTTCCAAATCCAAATGCAAGGGCTAGCGAGGTAGCCCTGATCGAGAGTGTCAAAGCTGATGATAGTCTCACGGTAAGGGTAACGCTTAAAAGCCCATTTGCACCTTTTCTATCTATCTTAACAGATCGTGCTGGCATGTTTATATCCCCCACATCTTTTGAAAAAGATCCGGAGGGTTTCTTTCAAAAGCCAGTAGGAGCTGGCCCCTTTAGATTTGTAGAGTGGAGAAAAGGGGATAGGCTTGTTGTCGAGAGGTTTGATGGCTATTATAGATCTGGTATGCCGTATCTCGATAGGATTGTATATACATTCCAGGCTGATGCTACACAGAGGTTAAATGACCTTAGATCTGGTACTGTAGATATAATCCAAACGTTTGCTCAGAAGGATATAGATGTTGTTAAAAGGGAGGCATCCCAGGGAAGCCTAGTGTATTCTGTTAAGGCTACGTGGGGGTGGCAGGGCTATGAGCTTAATACAAGGAAACCCCCATTCGATAATAAGCTATTGAGAAAAGCCTTCATGTATGCAATAGATATTGATGAGATCGTTAATACAATATACTATGGCATAGACATACCAGCTAACTATGGACCAATAACACCTGCCCATGGCTCCTTCTATGATCCTAACTATAGACCTCACAGCAAGTGGCCCAAAGCGGATCTTGATATGGCTAAGAAGATGCTTAGAGACGCTGGTTATCCAGATGGTTTTGATTTCGAGCTACAGACAGGGGTCGACCCTATCGCTAGGCTCGAAGCGGAGTTAATACAATCCCAGCTTGCTAGGGTAGGGATCAGGGTTAAGATAACACAGCTGGACTTTACGAGACAGCTTTCAAACCTAGAGCAGGGTAATTACCAGGCATCTGCTATAGGCTGGAGCGGAAGACCAGATCCGGATCAGAATAGCTATATGTTCTGGCGTACCGGTGGATCCTTCAACTTTATGGGATACTCGAATCCAAAGGTTGATGAGCTCTTTGATCAGGCTAGAGCGGAAAGCGATCAGTCTAAGAGAGCCAAGATCTATAGGCAGATAATAGATATATTATATGACGATGCCCCATATATATTCGTGAGATATCCAGCAGATCCAAAAGCGTGGAAGCCATATGTAAAAGGGTTCATACATATAGCGGATGGCATGATAAGGCCGGCAGGTATCTGGATCTCTAAGTAGGGGTGGTCGATGCAAGGACTTAAGGAGCTAATAATAAGAAGAATAGCTGTTCTGCCTATAACACTTTTAATAATATCCCTCTTTGTCTATCTAGTAATAAGATCTATACCTGGAAACCCTGTGCAGGCTCTCTTAGGCGAAGAATATAGTGAGGAGGCTGCGAGGGAGCTTGAAAGGCAGTTAGGTCTTGACAAACCGGTTTTACTTGGCTATATAGATTGGTTTTCCGGTATATTAAAAGGGGATCTAGGGTATTCGCTAGCTATTGCTTATAAGATCAAAATATCGGATCTTCTTATTCAAAGAATACCTGTTACTATAGAGCTAGCTATTCTCTCACTATTAATAGGACTTATACTCGGTATAGGGCTAGGTACTTTGGCAGGGTTGAATAGGGGTAATAAGGTGGACGTCTTAATATCGAGTATCTTGCTTCTAAACCTAGCTATCCCAGTATTTGTGAGGGCCCTTATATTGATACTTATATTCTCCTTACTACTTAGAATGCTTCCATCATCGGGGTATGTGGCGATAACGGAGGATCCGATAAATAATCTTAAACTGATGTTGATGCCCTCCTTAGCAGCAGGCCTTGGTATAGCCTCAGTCATTGCTAGGATAACTAGAGCCTCTATTATAGATGCTATAGCCTCGGACTATGTCATCGTTGCAGTAGCAAAGGGACTACCTAGAAGGCTGATCCTTTCGAGCTATATCCTTAGGAATGCGTTGCTCCCAATAATAACGATAACAGGGTTACAGCTCGGCTCGCTATTAGGGGGTCT containing:
- a CDS encoding dienelactone hydrolase family protein gives rise to the protein MDYKLLTRKTNIAVDDSGIEVYIARPAVKDPLPAVILIHEIWGLEKHMIDVANRIASEGYMVVAPDLYSRPDLKPFLTTENVEKAMSIIRSIPQEKRRDPSYIRGLLENAEEPVRKVLEILFIGRRDLEDRMVRDLILITRNIRDSSDVIREKIAVMGFCMGGGLAFQLSTEEEFKATIVFYGSPPNPIERVSKIKGSVMGIYAGYDPPINSLLPQLIDAIVKYGVDFEMKIYPGTYHGFFNNTRQAYNEEASLDAWERVKLFLEKKLKRVG
- a CDS encoding ABC transporter substrate-binding protein, producing MGEGGVSRRSFLKIVGGVVVAAGIGLGVLYYLSRGSQVSTLTPTPVRGQQSTTALTTAPRSPLTPVRGGELRIELISEIVRLDPHASTAAVDRQVYQAIYDHFLDLDENGNIVPAICESWSQPDSKTYIFRIRDGVKFHDGTKLDADAVVWNFNRMLGRLDKKFLPNPNARASEVALIESVKADDSLTVRVTLKSPFAPFLSILTDRAGMFISPTSFEKDPEGFFQKPVGAGPFRFVEWRKGDRLVVERFDGYYRSGMPYLDRIVYTFQADATQRLNDLRSGTVDIIQTFAQKDIDVVKREASQGSLVYSVKATWGWQGYELNTRKPPFDNKLLRKAFMYAIDIDEIVNTIYYGIDIPANYGPITPAHGSFYDPNYRPHSKWPKADLDMAKKMLRDAGYPDGFDFELQTGVDPIARLEAELIQSQLARVGIRVKITQLDFTRQLSNLEQGNYQASAIGWSGRPDPDQNSYMFWRTGGSFNFMGYSNPKVDELFDQARAESDQSKRAKIYRQIIDILYDDAPYIFVRYPADPKAWKPYVKGFIHIADGMIRPAGIWISK
- a CDS encoding ABC transporter permease, which gives rise to MQGLKELIIRRIAVLPITLLIISLFVYLVIRSIPGNPVQALLGEEYSEEAARELERQLGLDKPVLLGYIDWFSGILKGDLGYSLAIAYKIKISDLLIQRIPVTIELAILSLLIGLILGIGLGTLAGLNRGNKVDVLISSILLLNLAIPVFVRALILILIFSLLLRMLPSSGYVAITEDPINNLKLMLMPSLAAGLGIASVIARITRASIIDAIASDYVIVAVAKGLPRRLILSSYILRNALLPIITITGLQLGSLLGGLVITETIFRVPGIGSLVYESIIQRDYPVLLGCVLLISLSYVVINLVVDVLYAVADPRIRYGRGGAVNE